A single window of Methanomassiliicoccaceae archaeon DNA harbors:
- a CDS encoding HTH domain-containing protein, which translates to MRYAEGKASRPEGIRIESMPLQNCHPLKFWENYSAFANSGGGSIRVYNAGGFDSDIEEFTAKVREGLFDRFVVSSNILMESDIKKTTDGISVNVPSADRRLRPVFVGDSKETGTFVRSEGRTVKCNIDNIRSMIRDSKDSSCDSAPVISDISILNMESVRTFRASVKSKGHIWDSRTDDEFLSLTSAAADVEGWLRPTHAGILLFSDYYTASTIFPGYRLKYKDEKILIDSEDGSWTGNIIDFISKVSEIIDYRFPDIRCPANELIINALAHSDYNFGEGISVECSEENIVISNAGLFRAGQELSINGTKDRRNPAIAKMLGMISPCRGLGSAITSINMAGYEVSIDENHLSGTVTISVKRAGFLRTERSPVAERILKEIFSDVSVTVGDLSEKMGLSRRQIERHISDLKSDGSLMRVGSRRAGSWKVR; encoded by the coding sequence ATGCGCTACGCGGAAGGTAAGGCCAGCCGGCCGGAGGGGATTAGAATAGAGAGTATGCCCCTGCAGAACTGTCATCCTCTGAAATTCTGGGAGAATTATTCGGCGTTCGCAAATTCCGGTGGCGGATCTATAAGAGTGTACAATGCCGGCGGATTCGATTCTGATATAGAAGAATTTACGGCAAAGGTGAGGGAAGGACTCTTCGACCGGTTTGTAGTAAGTTCCAATATTCTTATGGAATCGGACATCAAGAAAACCACGGATGGCATTTCGGTAAACGTTCCTTCTGCAGACAGACGCCTGCGCCCGGTGTTTGTAGGAGATTCCAAAGAGACTGGAACATTTGTAAGATCAGAAGGGAGAACAGTGAAGTGCAACATCGATAACATAAGGTCGATGATACGTGACAGCAAGGACTCCTCATGCGATTCTGCCCCCGTTATATCGGACATATCTATTCTCAATATGGAGTCGGTCAGGACTTTCAGAGCATCGGTCAAAAGCAAAGGGCATATCTGGGACTCCCGGACAGACGATGAATTCCTTTCATTGACATCCGCAGCAGCAGATGTAGAGGGCTGGCTCAGGCCAACCCATGCTGGCATTTTACTGTTTTCCGATTACTATACCGCATCGACGATTTTTCCCGGTTACCGTCTGAAATACAAGGACGAAAAAATACTGATAGATTCTGAAGACGGAAGTTGGACGGGGAACATAATAGACTTCATATCAAAGGTCTCAGAGATTATCGATTATCGTTTTCCCGACATCCGCTGTCCCGCTAATGAGCTGATAATTAACGCACTGGCACATTCCGATTACAATTTCGGCGAAGGTATATCTGTGGAATGTTCGGAAGAAAATATCGTCATTTCCAATGCTGGGCTTTTCCGTGCAGGACAAGAATTGTCTATAAATGGCACCAAAGACCGCAGGAACCCTGCAATCGCAAAAATGCTGGGAATGATATCTCCGTGCCGCGGTCTAGGCTCTGCGATAACATCAATAAATATGGCGGGATATGAGGTATCTATCGATGAAAATCATTTATCTGGCACAGTAACAATCTCAGTGAAGCGTGCGGGCTTTTTGAGAACGGAGAGGAGCCCCGTTGCTGAAAGGATATTGAAAGAGATATTTTCCGACGTCAGCGTAACCGTGGGCGATCTGTCTGAAAAGATGGGACTTAGCAGGCGGCAAATCGAACGTCATATCTCCGACCTCAAATCCGATGGTTCCCTAATGAGGGTTGGAAGCCGCCGGGCCGGGTCCTGGAAGGTCCGCTGA
- a CDS encoding cupin domain-containing protein, translating to MSVFRKLEDSKKFRLDESVSEGRGQTISYGVLYSPAAEIYVYFLDEGEEISEMKAPYDNIILILKGSLLIGTEPPAEISAGEIYIVPEETDVIITATKPVKYASILLPMEGELIKNIDVSTKMAAKEMVEYRPGQVVNLTLVRRDNLNLSVIAIDKGEGLNAHTAPGDAFVIALDGEAEIAIGGKPFLLKEGESIIMPKGIPHSVKGVTQFKMLLILVK from the coding sequence ATGTCGGTATTCCGGAAGCTCGAAGATTCCAAGAAGTTCAGGCTGGACGAATCGGTCTCGGAAGGGAGAGGCCAGACCATAAGTTACGGCGTGCTTTATTCGCCTGCAGCCGAGATATATGTTTATTTCTTGGACGAGGGCGAAGAGATCAGCGAGATGAAAGCTCCATACGATAACATAATTTTGATTCTCAAGGGCTCGTTGCTTATCGGGACCGAACCACCCGCGGAAATCTCTGCCGGCGAGATTTACATCGTCCCGGAAGAGACAGACGTGATTATAACCGCAACAAAACCAGTTAAGTACGCAAGCATATTACTTCCTATGGAAGGAGAGCTCATCAAAAATATCGATGTGTCAACCAAGATGGCCGCGAAGGAAATGGTCGAGTACCGCCCCGGGCAGGTCGTCAATCTGACTCTTGTCAGGAGAGACAATCTAAACCTTTCGGTGATAGCGATCGACAAGGGCGAGGGCCTGAATGCTCACACTGCCCCAGGAGATGCCTTTGTAATCGCTTTGGACGGAGAAGCCGAGATAGCGATCGGAGGAAAGCCGTTCCTTCTGAAGGAAGGGGAGTCCATCATAATGCCGAAGGGGATTCCGCACTCGGTCAAGGGAGTGACCCAGTTCAAGATGTTGCTGATACTGGTGAAGTGA
- a CDS encoding arsenate reductase ArsC has translation MNNKPKVAFVCIHNSCRSQIAEALGKYYAKDVFESYSAGTEIGHGINKDAVRLIKEIYGIDMEKTQHPKSVDELPEVDVKISMGCDVSCPYVQAEIIQDWKLEDPTGRGDEFFRVVIGEIDRRIRALEESLKQALDPSEFDKKKLFC, from the coding sequence ATGAACAATAAGCCGAAAGTTGCGTTCGTATGCATACACAACTCGTGCCGTTCGCAGATTGCCGAAGCTCTCGGGAAATATTATGCGAAGGATGTCTTCGAAAGTTATTCTGCAGGAACGGAGATCGGCCATGGTATAAACAAGGACGCCGTAAGACTGATAAAGGAAATATACGGCATAGACATGGAAAAGACCCAGCATCCAAAATCTGTGGATGAGCTCCCTGAAGTGGATGTGAAAATATCGATGGGATGCGATGTATCATGCCCCTATGTGCAGGCCGAGATAATCCAGGATTGGAAATTAGAGGATCCGACAGGCAGAGGGGATGAATTCTTTAGAGTCGTGATCGGTGAAATAGATCGAAGAATAAGGGCCCTTGAGGAGAGCTTGAAACAGGCCCTCGACCCCTCCGAGTTCGATAAAAAGAAATTATTTTGTTGA
- a CDS encoding arsenite methyltransferase → MNDKEEIRESIRKDYSDVARSGSKGCCGGGFSCSPLVDIKGASLIMGYSEEDLEGIPVEANMGLGCGNPIAIASLKRGETVLDLGSGGGFDSFLARRKVGDKGLVIGVDMTPEMIKLARNNAKKSGFDNVEFRLGEIEHLPVADSSVDVIISNCVINLSLDKQLVFNEAYRVLRKGGRLSISDVVATAEIPESVKGDLASISNCIAGAEYVGDLEIILKKAGFVNIRLVPKDNSREIIKSWESGRNSEDFVASYIIEAKKQE, encoded by the coding sequence ATGAACGACAAGGAAGAAATCAGGGAATCGATAAGAAAGGACTATTCGGATGTCGCCCGTAGCGGATCCAAGGGATGTTGCGGCGGAGGTTTCAGCTGCAGCCCCCTGGTGGATATTAAAGGCGCGTCCCTGATTATGGGTTATTCGGAAGAAGATCTCGAGGGCATACCTGTGGAGGCGAACATGGGGCTCGGGTGCGGGAATCCTATCGCGATAGCTTCGCTGAAAAGGGGCGAGACCGTTCTGGATCTTGGAAGCGGAGGAGGCTTCGATTCATTCCTGGCAAGGAGAAAGGTTGGAGATAAAGGTTTAGTGATCGGGGTCGACATGACGCCGGAAATGATTAAACTGGCAAGAAATAACGCAAAGAAAAGTGGATTCGACAACGTAGAATTCCGCTTGGGAGAGATTGAACATCTTCCCGTCGCAGACAGCTCGGTGGATGTGATCATATCAAACTGCGTAATCAACCTGTCGTTAGATAAACAGCTTGTGTTCAACGAGGCGTACAGAGTGCTGAGGAAAGGCGGGCGGCTTTCGATATCTGATGTAGTGGCAACGGCAGAGATACCTGAAAGCGTGAAGGGCGATCTGGCCAGCATCTCCAACTGTATCGCGGGTGCGGAGTATGTAGGCGACCTCGAGATTATTTTAAAGAAAGCGGGTTTCGTCAACATACGTTTAGTGCCGAAGGACAACAGCAGAGAAATAATCAAAAGCTGGGAGTCAGGAAGGAATTCTGAGGATTTCGTCGCATCATATATTATCGAAGCGAAAAAACAAGAATAA
- the arsB gene encoding ACR3 family arsenite efflux transporter encodes MSDEKKSDIGVFEKYLTLWVLLCMAAGILVGKYVSAVPDFLEGMEIAGINIPIAILIWFMIYPMMMKIDFQSVKKVKKHPKAIIISTGSTWGIKPFLMFGLATLFFMIIFRPLIPTELAQDFVTGAVLLGVAPCTAMVFVWSALTKGDPAYTLVQVSINDLIILVLFIPLVQLLLGINNVTVPWGTLAFSVVLFVVVPLVAGAITRFGMIRKKGIEFFNSKFVPKFGGITSVGLLLTLVLIFSFQGDVILDQPLYVLLIAVPLILQNIISWGLTYGLSMWTKQPHKIAAPVSLIAASDFFELSVAVAIALFGPASPVVLVCTVGVLTEVPVMLLLVKIVNKTKNKFPQDCGDDIKTGS; translated from the coding sequence ATGAGCGATGAAAAAAAATCTGATATCGGTGTTTTTGAAAAGTATCTGACCTTGTGGGTCCTGCTTTGTATGGCCGCCGGGATACTTGTAGGAAAATATGTATCTGCGGTTCCCGACTTTTTGGAAGGAATGGAAATCGCAGGCATAAACATCCCGATCGCAATTCTGATATGGTTCATGATCTACCCGATGATGATGAAGATCGACTTTCAATCCGTCAAGAAAGTAAAGAAGCATCCTAAAGCCATCATCATATCCACCGGGAGCACCTGGGGAATAAAACCGTTCCTGATGTTCGGGCTCGCCACGCTGTTTTTTATGATAATATTCAGACCGCTGATACCGACGGAACTGGCACAGGACTTCGTCACCGGAGCCGTCCTACTGGGGGTGGCACCTTGCACCGCAATGGTCTTCGTTTGGAGTGCCCTGACCAAAGGGGACCCGGCATACACTCTTGTGCAGGTCTCCATAAACGACCTCATCATCCTGGTACTGTTCATCCCGTTGGTGCAGCTGCTGCTGGGAATAAACAATGTCACGGTGCCCTGGGGAACACTGGCCTTCTCGGTCGTACTGTTCGTAGTTGTACCGTTGGTCGCAGGCGCGATAACCCGTTTCGGAATGATAAGAAAGAAGGGAATTGAATTCTTTAACAGTAAATTTGTTCCAAAATTCGGCGGAATAACCAGCGTTGGCCTTCTGCTGACTCTCGTATTGATATTCTCATTCCAGGGCGATGTCATATTGGACCAGCCTCTGTATGTATTGTTGATCGCGGTTCCGCTGATACTTCAGAACATCATTTCTTGGGGCCTGACATACGGACTGTCCATGTGGACCAAACAGCCCCACAAAATCGCTGCTCCGGTCTCCCTTATCGCAGCATCTGATTTCTTCGAACTTTCGGTTGCGGTCGCAATAGCTCTGTTCGGCCCGGCCTCTCCGGTCGTGCTCGTCTGCACCGTGGGAGTCCTGACCGAAGTGCCGGTGATGTTATTGCTCGTGAAGATCGTAAACAAGACCAAGAACAAATTCCCGCAAGATTGCGGGGACGATATTAAAACCGGTTCATGA
- a CDS encoding metalloregulator ArsR/SmtB family transcription factor produces MENIIEVLKALSNETRLRMINLLKAREICVCDIMDTLGITQTKASRHLKHLKSVGLVEDRQQAQWVYYSIAHGIDERLIDELIARARITEPYMSDLIKLEERKNRCGKEC; encoded by the coding sequence ATGGAAAACATAATTGAAGTTCTGAAAGCCCTGTCCAACGAGACCAGGCTGAGAATGATCAACCTATTGAAAGCTAGGGAGATCTGTGTCTGCGACATAATGGATACGCTTGGCATCACACAGACCAAGGCCTCAAGGCACCTTAAGCATCTGAAGTCCGTCGGGCTCGTTGAAGACCGGCAACAGGCCCAGTGGGTTTATTATTCCATAGCACACGGTATAGACGAGCGCCTTATCGACGAACTTATCGCCAGGGCACGCATCACCGAACCTTACATGTCCGATCTGATCAAGCTCGAGGAACGCAAGAACAGATGCGGAAAGGAATGCTGA